In one window of Oligoflexia bacterium DNA:
- the grxD gene encoding Grx4 family monothiol glutaredoxin: MNEVHQKIDDFVKKHPVVLFMKGTPDMPQCGFSAATVECLNATGVEYQSIDVLSDPQVRQGIKEYSNWPTIPQLYIKGEFVGGCDIVRDMFGTGELQKKLA; the protein is encoded by the coding sequence ATGAATGAAGTGCACCAAAAAATAGATGATTTTGTAAAAAAACATCCAGTGGTTTTATTTATGAAGGGTACGCCCGATATGCCACAATGTGGTTTTTCAGCGGCAACAGTAGAGTGCTTGAATGCAACGGGTGTTGAGTATCAAAGCATAGATGTTTTGTCAGACCCACAAGTCAGACAAGGAATAAAAGAATATTCAAACTGGCCCACCATTCCGCAACTGTATATCAAAGGTGAGTTTGTCGGCGGCTGTGATATCGTCAGAGATATGTTTGGCACGGGCGAACTACAAAAAAAATTAGCGTAA
- the pyrF gene encoding orotidine-5'-phosphate decarboxylase, with protein sequence MKEKTMDYNPIMVAMDVADLNVFDENLERLAPYVGTFKIGLEAMTQFGAQTLVDKIHNARSSVFLDGKFCDIPNTVGKASQVVADMGAAFFNVHASCGFKSIEAAAKVKGESKLLVVTVLTSMSEQDSQQIFSGATQDKVKQFAQMAVDAGADGVVCSPLELELFNAEPGLKALLKVTPGIRPESAQKDDQTRTLTPKQAIEQGADHLVIGRPIMQAQDPKQAAKAILDSLQA encoded by the coding sequence ATGAAGGAGAAAACGATGGACTACAACCCGATTATGGTGGCCATGGATGTGGCTGATTTAAATGTGTTTGATGAGAATCTTGAGCGGCTTGCACCGTATGTAGGAACGTTTAAAATTGGCTTAGAGGCCATGACTCAGTTTGGCGCGCAGACTTTGGTCGATAAAATTCATAATGCCCGAAGCAGTGTATTTTTAGATGGCAAGTTTTGTGACATTCCCAACACTGTAGGTAAAGCCAGCCAAGTGGTGGCGGATATGGGAGCGGCGTTTTTTAATGTGCACGCCAGTTGTGGTTTTAAATCCATAGAAGCAGCAGCTAAAGTTAAAGGTGAAAGCAAATTATTGGTGGTGACCGTTCTCACCAGCATGTCTGAGCAAGATAGCCAACAGATATTTTCTGGTGCTACCCAAGATAAAGTGAAGCAGTTTGCGCAAATGGCAGTGGATGCTGGCGCTGATGGTGTTGTTTGTTCTCCTTTGGAGCTGGAATTGTTCAATGCTGAGCCTGGTTTGAAAGCTCTGCTTAAAGTAACTCCGGGTATCCGTCCAGAAAGTGCCCAAAAAGATGATCAAACACGCACACTGACACCCAAGCAAGCCATAGAACAAGGCGCAGATCATTTGGTGATTGGCAGACCCATCATGCAAGCTCAAGACCCCAAGCAAGCGGCGAAAGCGATTTTAGATAGCCTTCAAGCCTAA
- a CDS encoding prepilin-type N-terminal cleavage/methylation domain-containing protein, which translates to MMQKYKNVGFSLIELMTVLVIVGLLAAIAGPIYLNYIRKARTSEAINNLGIIALYQESFFAENESYVTVGPSPAKVPNYQTGREKFNTSVSGWNLLGRVIRNGEEVYFQYEAIAGQIDESGNNVTGGLGDLKAIDGSYTPGGSDCNHSAITPSTTLGIPTPVSSNWYYITAVADQKGPLKDCSLFIKVIDRNDIYEEDPTQ; encoded by the coding sequence ATGATGCAAAAATATAAAAATGTAGGCTTTTCTTTGATTGAACTAATGACCGTCTTGGTGATTGTTGGCCTTTTAGCTGCGATTGCGGGCCCTATTTATTTAAACTATATTCGTAAAGCCAGAACTTCAGAAGCCATCAACAATTTAGGTATTATTGCTTTGTATCAGGAAAGTTTTTTTGCAGAAAATGAAAGTTATGTAACCGTGGGGCCAAGCCCTGCTAAAGTACCCAATTATCAAACAGGGAGAGAAAAATTTAATACTTCAGTCTCCGGTTGGAATTTATTGGGTAGAGTGATACGCAATGGTGAAGAGGTGTATTTTCAGTATGAGGCAATTGCAGGGCAAATTGATGAATCCGGAAACAATGTGACCGGAGGTCTTGGCGATTTAAAAGCAATTGATGGCTCTTATACACCAGGAGGTTCAGACTGTAACCATAGTGCCATAACGCCCTCAACCACCCTTGGCATCCCAACTCCGGTGAGCAGCAACTGGTATTATATAACGGCCGTGGCTGATCAAAAGGGGCCGCTTAAAGACTGCTCCTTGTTTATTAAGGTCATTGATAGAAATGACATTTATGAAGAAGACCCTACACAATAA
- a CDS encoding FHA domain-containing protein translates to MSEEKSNFSAIDLAPELGYYLEFLEGNEKGRRVAIGKTRIILGRKNGDILVRDIRVSSSHLAIEIHGPHIRVTDLGSSNGTFIDGQSITQQQIHLGQAIQIGQTLLCIRQNPRISSELTNSSHNLKTGSYSGLSGLIDEEFVHYEPSKTQVDRKVQRPIKPEERVVRMRIILGPDKGKKFAIQKVSFAIGRIGCHISLNDADVSRKHAIIEVVEGGRVIIRDLASSNGTFVNQERINNKVLNPHDKIQIGKTILLFESAKAD, encoded by the coding sequence ATGTCAGAAGAAAAATCAAATTTTAGTGCCATTGACCTTGCGCCTGAACTGGGTTACTACCTTGAATTCTTAGAAGGCAATGAAAAAGGCCGACGGGTTGCCATTGGCAAAACCCGAATTATTTTGGGTAGAAAAAACGGAGATATATTGGTCCGTGACATCCGAGTATCTTCCAGTCATTTGGCTATAGAAATTCATGGCCCACACATAAGGGTCACTGACCTAGGAAGCAGTAACGGCACCTTTATTGATGGCCAGTCTATAACCCAACAACAAATTCATCTTGGCCAAGCCATACAAATTGGTCAAACCTTATTGTGCATTAGACAAAATCCTAGAATTAGCAGTGAACTGACCAACTCATCACATAACTTAAAAACCGGAAGTTACTCCGGACTTTCGGGTCTTATTGATGAAGAGTTTGTTCACTATGAACCCAGTAAAACTCAAGTGGATCGTAAAGTTCAACGCCCCATCAAACCTGAAGAACGTGTGGTTCGTATGCGTATTATTTTAGGCCCAGACAAAGGTAAAAAATTTGCCATTCAGAAAGTGTCTTTTGCTATTGGCCGCATTGGCTGCCATATTTCTCTCAACGACGCTGACGTATCCAGAAAACATGCTATAATTGAAGTTGTTGAAGGGGGAAGAGTGATTATTAGAGACTTGGCATCTTCCAATGGTACATTTGTCAACCAGGAACGGATTAACAATAAGGTGCTTAATCCGCATGATAAAATTCAAATTGGAAAAACTATTTTACTTTTTGAAAGCGCCAAGGCAGATTAG
- the erpA gene encoding iron-sulfur cluster insertion protein ErpA, giving the protein MEIQLTDTAIEKGKTYLAQETQEKGLRIYVEGGGCSGFQYGFSVDEVAEDDMIMEFSGLKVLIDPISAPYIATSVIDYNEGLMNAGFVVRNPNAKTTCGCGSSFSMA; this is encoded by the coding sequence ATGGAAATACAATTGACAGATACAGCCATAGAAAAAGGTAAAACATATCTTGCTCAAGAAACCCAAGAAAAAGGTTTGCGTATTTATGTTGAAGGCGGAGGATGTTCTGGGTTTCAGTATGGTTTTAGTGTGGATGAAGTTGCTGAAGATGATATGATTATGGAATTTTCTGGCTTAAAAGTCTTGATTGACCCTATCAGTGCCCCTTATATTGCAACCTCAGTTATTGATTACAATGAAGGTCTTATGAATGCTGGTTTTGTAGTCCGCAACCCAAATGCAAAGACAACTTGTGGTTGTGGCTCATCATTCAGCATGGCTTAG
- the nagZ gene encoding beta-N-acetylhexosaminidase gives MNMQQNARKKQKSSWPIQTLKRRLGQLMMIGFDSTYLNKDEISFIKKVDPAGVIYFRRNLDSPEQSLALSQEVWQHFATPPFIGIDQEGGRVERLSKPFTHFPGNQALGQSYEKTQSPKLARQQINAICRQLKSIGVNLDFSPVADIHTNPKNPIINDRAFASTQKTTSNLVGLSVDSFNQNNIISCAKHFPGHGDTLLDSHLALPSVDTSLKTLMQRELKPFIRAIAYKVPMIMTAHIVYSAIDPHNMATLSPFFLQTLLRKRLGYEGLIVSDDLEMHAVAKNKNLSSAAVEALNAGVDLLLVCKSLQESENVYNAIVNALEQKTLDPLRLQASIERVLHCKRRFRLHAPQKNLSQHTWPQHDYLAEKIQKVAN, from the coding sequence ATGAATATGCAACAAAATGCACGCAAAAAACAGAAAAGCTCTTGGCCAATTCAAACTCTAAAACGTCGCTTGGGTCAACTCATGATGATTGGTTTTGATAGTACGTATTTAAATAAAGATGAAATCAGCTTCATCAAAAAAGTAGACCCTGCCGGGGTAATTTATTTTAGGCGTAATTTAGATAGCCCTGAACAAAGTCTAGCCTTATCACAAGAAGTTTGGCAACACTTTGCAACACCCCCTTTTATTGGCATAGATCAGGAGGGCGGCCGCGTAGAACGTTTAAGTAAACCTTTTACCCACTTTCCCGGTAACCAAGCTTTGGGACAAAGTTATGAAAAAACCCAATCTCCTAAATTGGCTCGGCAACAAATCAATGCCATATGCAGACAACTTAAAAGCATTGGTGTTAACTTGGATTTTTCACCTGTAGCAGATATTCACACCAATCCCAAAAATCCAATTATCAATGATAGAGCCTTTGCCAGCACCCAAAAAACAACCAGCAATTTGGTGGGTCTTAGCGTTGATAGTTTTAATCAAAATAACATTATTTCTTGTGCTAAACATTTCCCAGGTCATGGTGACACCCTATTAGACAGCCACTTGGCCTTACCCAGCGTTGATACTTCTTTAAAAACACTGATGCAACGCGAGCTTAAGCCTTTCATTAGAGCCATTGCATATAAGGTGCCTATGATTATGACAGCTCATATTGTTTACAGTGCTATAGATCCACACAACATGGCTACTTTATCTCCTTTTTTCTTACAAACTCTTTTACGCAAACGTCTTGGCTATGAAGGTCTAATTGTCAGTGATGATTTGGAGATGCATGCTGTGGCCAAAAATAAAAACCTATCTTCTGCTGCAGTTGAAGCGCTAAATGCTGGTGTTGATTTACTTTTGGTGTGCAAATCTTTGCAGGAATCCGAAAATGTTTACAATGCCATTGTTAACGCTTTAGAACAAAAGACCTTAGATCCCTTACGTTTACAAGCTTCTATTGAGAGGGTTTTGCATTGTAAACGTCGGTTTAGACTGCACGCCCCACAAAAAAACTTATCTCAACATACCTGGCCCCAGCACGATTACCTTGCAGAAAAAATTCAGAAAGTTGCCAACTGA
- the rpsO gene encoding 30S ribosomal protein S15, translated as MTVEKTKIIEKFKQHEGDTGSPEVQVALLTDRISHLTEHFKTHKKDNHSRRGLLKMVGNRRSLLDYLKKTNVDRYKKLIKDLGLRK; from the coding sequence ATAACCGTGGAAAAAACAAAAATTATTGAAAAATTCAAGCAACATGAGGGTGATACGGGTTCACCAGAAGTGCAAGTGGCACTTTTAACCGATAGAATTTCACATTTAACAGAACATTTTAAAACCCATAAAAAAGACAACCACTCACGACGTGGTCTATTGAAAATGGTGGGTAACCGCAGAAGTTTGTTGGATTATCTCAAAAAAACCAACGTAGATCGTTATAAAAAATTGATCAAAGATCTTGGTTTAAGAAAGTAG
- a CDS encoding biopolymer transporter ExbD, with amino-acid sequence MSRGQRESGLEVEVGELNLVPYLDIMVNLVLFMLMSITSFLSFTILNASIPQLSPNAATAQEQLKKKELLLMVRVTETGFIVDPSVQGGKSLPKTQIPKVKGEYQFEALKKRGDSIKALFPKEEKVLILAHESVKYDDIIKTMDALRDKEEDGDEGLFPSVTLSVL; translated from the coding sequence ATGTCCAGAGGTCAGCGAGAAAGCGGCTTAGAAGTTGAAGTGGGTGAACTCAACCTCGTTCCCTACTTGGACATTATGGTAAACTTGGTATTATTCATGTTAATGAGTATTACCAGCTTTTTAAGTTTTACCATTCTAAATGCCTCTATCCCTCAATTAAGCCCCAACGCTGCCACTGCACAAGAGCAGTTAAAGAAAAAAGAGCTTTTGCTTATGGTTAGGGTAACTGAAACTGGTTTTATAGTAGATCCCAGCGTACAAGGTGGAAAGTCTTTGCCCAAAACACAAATTCCCAAAGTGAAGGGTGAATATCAGTTTGAAGCGCTCAAAAAGCGTGGCGACTCGATCAAAGCTCTGTTCCCTAAAGAAGAAAAGGTTTTAATTTTAGCGCATGAGTCTGTGAAATACGATGATATTATAAAAACCATGGATGCCTTGCGCGATAAAGAAGAAGATGGAGATGAAGGTCTGTTTCCAAGTGTAACACTAAGTGTTTTATAA
- the dacB gene encoding D-alanyl-D-alanine carboxypeptidase/D-alanyl-D-alanine-endopeptidase, giving the protein MAKTPADNLEQRIDWVLDKAKIKQNNIGLYMFNEQQVLYTKHAHKTLNPASAIKILVTAAALEHWGQAHEFSTKLWLNKGQLCIKGGLDPYFVSENLWLLGQMLRRESINKIQSLIIDNSDLSVQHGLKKNFSGDAHRAFVAPQSALALNFNSLTVHVYPAVAKGQQATVLIDPDLPEDAYHLNAQVNTVNSAGKKSIVMQVSYDEKKQRLNINVNGVIGINEKHRTLYGSVSQPEFYFAQALKNMLAKENLLATKQVFDVQYKPCATMGTALEFKSKPLTHIVWGMNKYSNNFMAEMLSYALAKDGVDLNDWLKKNKGPLKDAVVLNKASGLSRQTEISAHDLAQLFFVSAQHPVYGTEFLHAMSVAGQDGTLRNRFKSKAMFGKIRAKSGTLNNVTALVGQANTKKYGAVYFAFLWNDTGQSGWHLRDLEEKILAELF; this is encoded by the coding sequence ATGGCAAAAACACCTGCTGATAATCTTGAACAACGCATTGATTGGGTGCTTGATAAAGCTAAAATTAAACAAAATAATATTGGTTTGTATATGTTTAATGAACAGCAGGTTTTGTATACCAAACATGCACATAAAACTTTAAATCCAGCATCAGCAATAAAAATTTTGGTAACAGCGGCAGCTTTGGAGCATTGGGGACAAGCGCATGAGTTTTCTACCAAGCTTTGGTTGAATAAAGGGCAACTTTGTATCAAAGGAGGCTTAGACCCATATTTTGTCAGTGAAAATTTATGGTTGTTGGGACAAATGTTGCGTAGAGAGTCCATCAATAAAATTCAATCATTGATTATTGATAATAGTGACTTATCGGTACAGCATGGCCTAAAGAAAAATTTTTCTGGAGATGCCCACCGAGCATTTGTTGCCCCACAAAGTGCCTTGGCTTTAAACTTTAACTCATTGACGGTACATGTTTATCCTGCTGTCGCTAAAGGTCAACAAGCTACGGTTTTAATTGATCCAGATTTGCCTGAGGATGCTTATCATTTAAATGCTCAGGTCAACACGGTTAATAGTGCTGGAAAAAAAAGTATTGTTATGCAAGTAAGCTACGATGAAAAAAAACAACGCTTAAACATTAATGTTAATGGGGTCATAGGGATCAATGAAAAACATAGAACCTTGTATGGATCTGTGTCTCAACCAGAGTTTTATTTTGCGCAAGCTTTAAAAAATATGTTGGCTAAAGAAAATTTACTGGCAACAAAACAAGTTTTTGATGTGCAATACAAACCTTGTGCAACAATGGGTACTGCTTTGGAATTTAAATCTAAACCTCTGACCCATATTGTTTGGGGGATGAATAAGTACAGCAATAATTTTATGGCTGAAATGCTGTCCTATGCTTTAGCTAAAGACGGGGTTGATTTAAATGATTGGCTTAAAAAAAATAAAGGACCACTAAAAGATGCGGTTGTTTTAAACAAAGCTTCAGGCTTATCTAGACAAACTGAAATTTCTGCTCATGATTTAGCACAGTTATTTTTTGTTTCAGCCCAACATCCAGTATACGGCACTGAGTTTTTGCATGCCATGAGCGTTGCAGGCCAAGACGGAACTTTACGCAATCGCTTTAAAAGTAAAGCTATGTTTGGCAAGATAAGGGCAAAATCCGGTACACTTAACAATGTTACTGCTTTGGTTGGGCAGGCAAATACAAAAAAATATGGGGCTGTTTATTTTGCTTTTTTGTGGAATGATACCGGTCAAAGTGGTTGGCATCTGCGTGATCTTGAAGAAAAAATATTGGCGGAACTGTTTTAA
- a CDS encoding DUF4388 domain-containing protein — translation MSKANKHNEVLLTFLEGENEGVELRIIPPRTLVMGRGEDCDIYLSEKKISRNHCQISVEPNGVFVQDLGSTNGTFLNDDILKEKQKASNNDVVSLGTSKIKLTFALSEEDAANIVKTSNSDQINTQDKIQEFPDTSHKIEEEVPISEPQSNPQTAANLDSDKDQLDDLDFVHDNSLDEKSSGQDDFDLVDLSESIEDEAVNSEQPSINDTFNAEDNIDFEQVSEDFEIERSVNHHEASFAKIKEEQELKISNNASSALSGNLSLMSLPDLLQNLAQNKRSGLLQIDKNKQTGKILLKNGAIMQADLANVNGLKAVHRMLSWDEGDFQLLATEITSKNKEPLSANIEGLLMEAFRQMDELKKLKSTLPKFEQKFVLCKPLTAPLSRLHPKVLTVLQNILNEGTLQAALDISELTDLETAKVFQYLLDKQYIQKK, via the coding sequence ATGAGTAAAGCAAACAAGCATAACGAAGTCTTATTGACTTTTTTAGAGGGTGAAAATGAAGGCGTAGAGCTGCGCATCATCCCTCCTAGAACATTGGTCATGGGACGCGGTGAAGATTGTGACATTTATCTCAGTGAAAAAAAAATCTCCCGCAATCATTGTCAAATTTCTGTTGAACCTAATGGCGTCTTTGTTCAAGACTTAGGCAGCACCAATGGTACATTTTTAAACGATGATATTCTCAAAGAAAAACAAAAAGCCAGCAACAACGATGTGGTGAGCCTTGGCACCAGTAAAATCAAATTAACCTTTGCTTTATCAGAAGAAGACGCTGCTAACATTGTCAAAACATCCAACTCTGATCAAATTAACACCCAAGATAAAATTCAGGAATTTCCTGACACTTCTCATAAAATTGAAGAAGAAGTTCCTATTTCAGAACCGCAATCAAACCCACAAACAGCCGCTAATTTGGACAGTGATAAGGATCAATTGGATGATTTAGACTTTGTCCATGATAACTCACTTGATGAAAAAAGTTCTGGGCAAGATGACTTTGATTTGGTTGATTTAAGTGAAAGCATAGAAGACGAAGCGGTTAATAGCGAACAACCTTCTATCAATGACACTTTTAATGCAGAAGATAATATTGACTTTGAACAAGTCAGTGAAGATTTTGAAATTGAACGCTCTGTCAACCATCATGAAGCTTCTTTTGCAAAAATAAAAGAAGAGCAAGAGCTTAAAATCAGCAACAATGCTTCCAGTGCACTGTCCGGCAATCTTTCATTAATGAGCTTACCCGATTTACTCCAAAACTTGGCACAAAATAAACGCAGCGGTTTATTACAAATTGATAAAAACAAACAGACCGGCAAAATTTTACTAAAAAATGGCGCTATCATGCAGGCCGATCTTGCTAATGTTAACGGCTTAAAAGCTGTGCATCGCATGCTAAGCTGGGATGAAGGAGATTTTCAGCTGTTGGCAACAGAAATAACCAGCAAAAACAAAGAACCACTGAGCGCAAACATTGAAGGCTTGCTTATGGAAGCCTTTAGACAAATGGATGAACTTAAAAAGTTAAAATCAACCTTACCCAAGTTTGAGCAAAAATTTGTTTTATGCAAACCCCTTACAGCACCTTTATCTAGGTTACATCCTAAAGTTTTAACCGTTTTACAAAATATCCTCAACGAAGGCACCTTACAAGCTGCCCTAGACATCAGTGAACTCACGGATTTAGAAACCGCCAAAGTCTTTCAATACTTGTTGGATAAGCAGTACATTCAGAAAAAATAA
- a CDS encoding TerC family protein yields MEIVLGIDNIIFIAILVGHLPKEERAKARTIGLALAMFVRIALLFAISWVMGLTAPLFKVFEYEVSGRDLILLLGGLFLIAKATHEIVEKMEPTDESVTQKEIKQSFSWIIGQILLLDIVFSLDSVITAVGMVKEVWIMITAVVIAMGVMIAFSGYISRLIENYPSLKILSLSFLILIGVLLTAEGMGQHINKGYIYFAMAFSLTVEVINLRIRSNRIKVDGEKESIRL; encoded by the coding sequence ATGGAAATTGTTCTGGGCATTGATAATATTATTTTTATTGCCATTTTAGTAGGACATTTACCTAAAGAAGAACGGGCTAAGGCTAGGACTATTGGCTTAGCCTTGGCGATGTTTGTAAGAATAGCGTTGTTGTTTGCTATTTCTTGGGTCATGGGTTTGACGGCGCCTTTGTTTAAAGTTTTTGAATATGAAGTTTCTGGACGTGATCTTATCTTGTTATTGGGTGGATTGTTTTTAATTGCCAAGGCTACGCATGAAATTGTTGAAAAAATGGAACCTACAGATGAATCGGTAACTCAAAAAGAAATCAAACAAAGTTTTTCATGGATCATTGGTCAGATATTACTTTTGGATATTGTATTTTCTTTAGACTCAGTGATTACAGCGGTGGGGATGGTAAAAGAAGTATGGATAATGATTACAGCGGTGGTTATTGCAATGGGTGTGATGATTGCATTTTCTGGTTATATTTCCAGATTGATAGAAAATTATCCCAGTTTAAAAATTTTAAGTTTAAGCTTTTTAATCTTAATAGGTGTTTTGCTCACCGCAGAAGGTATGGGCCAACATATCAACAAAGGCTATATTTATTTTGCCATGGCCTTCTCCCTCACAGTAGAAGTGATTAATTTAAGAATAAGAAGTAATCGTATAAAGGTGGATGGAGAGAAAGAAAGTATACGATTG
- a CDS encoding biopolymer transporter ExbD: MASAETEQHASLHLWRARLRKRRGRGLDSSHSKELNLVAMMDMMTIILVFLLKSYSGSTLTVDSTKNFQFPKSTHQITPVDATKLTVSNYDSGEGQIIVNNDIVATLDSKAVLSMKRKARNRDYMIPELFKALKTQAAMVKAETKIRDEKATTYEGNILVIADKEVPYWLLTAVLFTSAEAGFDKYNLVAVKKNQ; this comes from the coding sequence ATGGCATCAGCAGAAACAGAACAACATGCAAGTCTTCACCTCTGGCGCGCTCGTTTGCGTAAACGCAGAGGCAGAGGCTTAGATAGCAGTCATTCTAAAGAACTTAATTTGGTGGCCATGATGGACATGATGACAATCATTCTAGTGTTCTTGCTCAAAAGCTATTCTGGTTCTACCTTAACTGTGGATTCTACTAAAAACTTTCAATTTCCAAAGTCAACCCATCAAATCACACCTGTAGATGCAACAAAACTCACTGTTAGCAATTATGACAGCGGTGAAGGTCAAATCATTGTCAATAATGACATTGTTGCCACGCTTGATTCAAAAGCCGTATTAAGCATGAAACGCAAGGCGCGTAACAGAGATTACATGATTCCTGAGTTGTTTAAAGCCTTAAAAACACAAGCCGCCATGGTTAAAGCTGAAACCAAAATTCGTGATGAAAAAGCCACCACCTATGAAGGCAATATTTTGGTCATTGCGGACAAAGAGGTACCTTACTGGCTATTAACTGCTGTTCTTTTTACCTCAGCGGAAGCCGGCTTTGATAAATACAATCTGGTCGCCGTTAAAAAGAATCAATAA
- a CDS encoding P-loop NTPase, with protein MEELPSISAGGGRKQATSQGHTSQSNLSQVKYIVAVSSGKGGVGKSTVTVNLAMALSRMGNRVGVMDADVYGPSIAKMLNGLMDPTQEGSKIKPLERYGLKFMSMAVLTHEDSPVIWRGPMASKLIQTFLTQVDWGELDYLLIDLPPGTGDVQLTLTQMAPLTGAVVVTTPQDVAINVTMRGIRMFDEVQVPIIGIVENMSGFVCNHCGEETAIFKKGGGQATAKRLGYPYLGGIPLDPKLALSADVGSPLTEDEPGSSKVAQAFKTIAQNVNSTVEKLAQAEAKNTISATQIDSKDKRVHITWSDGVESLLDSKELRYMCACAVCVDENTGKRIIKMEDIKDDIYPMGFRPIGKYGVQISWSDGHNTGIYTYDKLRHFSKD; from the coding sequence ATGGAAGAATTACCAAGCATTAGTGCTGGCGGTGGCCGCAAACAAGCAACCAGCCAAGGACACACTTCACAAAGCAACTTATCTCAAGTTAAATATATTGTTGCCGTATCCAGCGGGAAAGGTGGTGTGGGTAAATCTACAGTAACCGTAAACCTTGCTATGGCACTAAGTCGGATGGGAAACCGTGTTGGTGTTATGGATGCAGATGTCTACGGACCGTCCATTGCTAAAATGCTTAATGGTTTAATGGACCCAACGCAAGAAGGTTCCAAAATAAAACCTTTAGAACGCTATGGCTTAAAATTTATGTCCATGGCTGTTTTAACCCATGAAGATAGTCCGGTTATCTGGCGTGGACCCATGGCATCTAAATTAATTCAAACTTTTTTAACCCAAGTGGATTGGGGTGAATTAGACTACTTATTGATTGATCTTCCTCCAGGGACTGGGGACGTACAACTCACCCTTACGCAAATGGCTCCCTTAACTGGTGCAGTAGTTGTAACAACCCCTCAAGATGTCGCCATCAATGTGACCATGCGTGGCATAAGAATGTTTGACGAAGTGCAAGTCCCCATCATTGGTATTGTAGAAAACATGAGTGGTTTTGTTTGTAATCATTGTGGAGAAGAAACAGCCATCTTCAAAAAAGGCGGTGGTCAAGCAACAGCCAAACGTTTAGGCTACCCTTATTTGGGAGGCATTCCTTTAGATCCTAAATTGGCTTTATCTGCTGATGTAGGTTCTCCTTTAACAGAGGATGAACCGGGCTCAAGCAAAGTTGCACAAGCCTTTAAGACCATTGCTCAAAATGTAAACTCAACTGTAGAAAAACTTGCACAAGCAGAGGCTAAAAATACTATCAGCGCTACACAAATTGATAGCAAAGACAAACGAGTACACATCACTTGGAGTGATGGCGTAGAATCTCTTTTAGACTCAAAAGAGTTGCGTTACATGTGCGCTTGTGCCGTCTGTGTTGATGAAAACACAGGTAAACGCATCATTAAAATGGAAGACATCAAAGATGATATTTATCCTATGGGTTTTAGGCCTATTGGCAAATATGGCGTGCAAATTTCTTGGAGTGATGGCCATAATACGGGCATTTACACCTATGATAAACTGCGCCATTTTAGTAAAGATTGA
- a CDS encoding MotA/TolQ/ExbB proton channel family protein: protein MSSFFDVYWHSRFMQLNTIVSIIALGVILERVYMLWAKYSVNGVSFMQTIERHILANDLNSARNFANTSKSPLATVVKSGLAKAPLGGMAVSMGIDEALLQVTPRIEKRIGSLWAIANIATLVGLIGTIWGLSISFGALGGLSAEARAEAMGVGIAEALYNTMLGLSIAVICIIAHLILSGWAKKIIGDLDYYTSRLENLLTIRHESEAA, encoded by the coding sequence ATGTCATCTTTTTTTGATGTTTACTGGCATAGTCGTTTTATGCAGCTTAACACTATTGTCTCTATTATCGCTCTTGGTGTCATCTTAGAACGTGTCTATATGCTTTGGGCAAAATACTCCGTCAATGGTGTTTCATTCATGCAAACCATTGAACGCCATATTTTGGCCAATGACTTAAACAGTGCCAGAAACTTTGCCAACACCAGCAAATCTCCTTTGGCGACTGTTGTAAAATCTGGCTTAGCCAAAGCTCCTCTTGGAGGTATGGCCGTTTCTATGGGTATTGATGAAGCTTTATTGCAAGTTACACCAAGGATTGAAAAGCGCATTGGTTCTTTATGGGCCATTGCTAACATTGCTACATTGGTAGGCTTAATTGGAACCATTTGGGGATTGAGTATATCTTTTGGTGCTTTGGGCGGTCTTTCTGCTGAAGCCAGAGCTGAAGCGATGGGTGTGGGTATTGCTGAAGCACTTTACAACACCATGTTGGGTTTGAGTATTGCTGTAATCTGTATCATTGCTCACTTGATTCTTTCTGGCTGGGCTAAAAAGATTATTGGTGATTTAGATTACTACACCAGTCGTTTGGAAAACCTTTTAACCATCAGACATGAGAGTGAGGCTGCTTAA